Genomic DNA from Oncorhynchus mykiss isolate Arlee chromosome 2, USDA_OmykA_1.1, whole genome shotgun sequence:
CTTCAGTCAGTCAGAGACGACTACTAGATGTAAGGTCATCTAAAGATAATTGCCAGCCATGTCACTAACCACTTttctcttctctcgctccctaGTTTCCTATGGGATGAGTACACAGTGGAGGTGAAAATCAACGACTACCTGGACATCATCTGTCCTCACTACACGCGCGGGGACCTGCCATCCCAGGAGGCCGAGCGGTACGTGCTGTACATGGTAGAGAAGGAGGACTATGAAGTGTGTAAGCCCCACTCCTTCGACCAGCTGCGTTGGGAATGTTCCCGGCCCTTCGCTGCCCACGCCCCCGAGAGGTTCTCCGAGAAGTTCCAGCGCTTCACCCCCTTCACCCTGGGCAAGGAgttcagacagggagagagctacTACTATATCTGTAAGTATATCAATACTGTAGTAGTACTACACATtaactaataccactactatctATGTGCAGTACTTCTGAATGAATACTACCACTTAACTGTGCAAAAGACTACTCTAACACAATGCTTGGGTATTTGTACTaaacctccctcttctccctcttcagcCAAGCCGCTGCATCACCACGGCCAGGAGTGTCTGAGACTGAAGGTGGATGTGGTTGGACCTCATGGTGAGCTCCATTCCCCTGTCTCCGTCAACATGCTAGCATTAGCCTCTGTTAGCTTTAGCCTTTAGAGGTTTTTCCTATGGTAGCATTAGCTTCCGTTAGCATCAATGGCTAGGCTTAGTGTTCCCCATATTCAGTGGTGTTCATACAATCAAGTTCTTACCAATGACTTCTTGTCTTCTACAGGTTCTGGGAAGGCCAAGGCTGACAAAGGCAAGGATGGAGCGATGGAGGAAGTGATGGATGAAGGAAAGGgaaagatggggggaggaggaggaggagtgcacAACCCCTCCAACAGGCTTCCAGCCGGTAAGTCTCCCTTCTGTCCATCCAGTGAGACAGTCAGATGTACAGTAGAATTGTTCCACTTGTTTCTGATaataacatgttctctctctctctccagatgacccTACTGTGTTGGAGCCTAAGGTTCAGAAGAGTGTGGGTAGTTCAGGTGTTCAGCTGGTCTCCCTGTCGGTCTTCTTCACCCTGTTCCCCGTCCTACTATCCCTGTTACTATATTGACTGAGTTAAAGACCTAGCTACAGAGACACTGTCAACCCAATGCTGGACATTGGCACAGAGAAGATTTTTATAGATATTTTTATATTTGCAACTGGACTGagctgctgtttgtgtgtgtggtgtgtgtgtgtgtgtgtgattggaaCGTGGATCGTTCCAGAGACGATGATCTTCAAGAGTATTTTCTGAAGGATGTTTTTCTA
This window encodes:
- the LOC118936591 gene encoding ephrin-A1-like, with the protein product LTVFVGVSFCSGPKSAAIDLVWLVCLAVSFGTWFASAERHSVFWNSTNPNFLWDEYTVEVKINDYLDIICPHYTRGDLPSQEAERYVLYMVEKEDYEVCKPHSFDQLRWECSRPFAAHAPERFSEKFQRFTPFTLGKEFRQGESYYYISKPLHHHGQECLRLKVDVVGPHGSGKAKADKGKDGAMEEVMDEGKGKMGGGGGGVHNPSNRLPADDPTVLEPKVQKSVGSSGVQLVSLSVFFTLFPVLLSLLLY